The Sorangiineae bacterium MSr11954 DNA segment ACATCCATGGCGCTTCCGCGGGCGCCCGAGCGAACGCCATGGAACAAACGCCGAAGGCCCCGAAGACCGGCGAAGGTCTACGGGGCCTCGTTGCGAGTGGGACCGGCGCCCTCGGGCGCGCAGCCCGTGAATCAGGCGATGAGCGGGGCGATCAGGAGCGAGACGACGCCCATGACCTTGATGAGGATCGAGATGCCGGGGCCGGACGTGTCCTTGAAGGGATCGCCGACCGTGTCGCCCACGACCGCGGCCTTGTGCGCGTCCGAGCCCTTGGCGTGACCATCGAGGCCGCCCTTTTCGATGTGCTTCTTCGCGTTGTCCCAAGCGCCGCCGCCGTTGGCCATCAAGAGCGACAGCACGGCGCCGACCACCAGCGCGCCCGCGAGCATGCCCGCGAGCACCTCGGGACCAGCGAGGAAGCCGACGATGACGGGCGCCAGCACCGCGATGGCGCCGGGGAGGATCATCTCGCGGATCGCGGCGGAGGTCGCGATGTCGACGATCACCTTCGGCTGCGGGTCGACGCCGGCCTTGCCCTCGAGCAGCCCCGGGATCTCCCGGAACTGACGGCGAATCTCTTCGACGATGGCGCCGGCCGCGCGGCCCACGGCCGTCATGGTGAGGGCGCCGACGAGGCACGGGAGCATGGCGCCGAAGAGCATGCCCATGAGCACCTTGGCGTCGGTGAGGTAGAGCACCAGGTCCGCGCCGCCCTTGGCCTGGCGGACCGCGTTGACCTCCATGTTGAAGGCCGCGAAGAGCGCGACGACCGTGAGCACCGCGGAGCCGATGGCGAAGCCCTTGCCGACGGCGGCGGTGGTGTTGCCGACGGCGTCGAGCTCGTCGGTGATGGCGCGCACGTCTTTGCCGAGGCCCGCCATCTCCGAGATGCCGCCGCCGTTGTCGGCGATGGGGCCGTACGCGTCGACCGTCATGACGATGGCGGTGCCGGCGAGCATGCCCACGGCCGCGAGCGCGATGCCGTAGAGGCCAAGCTGATCGTTCGAGACCCAACCCACCGCGCACAGCGTGGCGAGCGGGATGGCGACACTCTCGAGACCGACCGCGAGGCCGCGAATGACGTTGGTGCCCGGACCCGTGAGGGAGCTCTCGGCCACCTTGTGAATGGGGCCCATCGACGTGTAGTAGTCGGTCACCAGGCCCACGATGGCGCCACCCGCGGCGCCCGCCGCCAAGGTGATGATGGCGCCGGTGCTGAAGCCCGCCGTCGGAAGGAACACGGCGGCGACGGCCACGACCAAGAACGGGGGAAGGATCAGCGCGAGGCGCAGGACGCGCGCGGGCGGCAGGTTCTTCATCATGCGCGTGATGAAGATGCCCACCACCGACATGCCCAGACCGATGGTCGCGAGCAGGATGGGGAGCGAGACCGCCATCGAGCGCAAGGTCTTCTCGTCCGTGATTTGCGGGGCGAGCTTCTGGAGGGTCGCGACGGGCATCGTGAGCCCGAGCGCGATCGCGGCCACGACGGCGGCCACGTAGCTCTCGTAGATGTCGGCGCCCATGCCGGCGATGTCGCCGACGTTGTCGCCCACGTTGTCCGCGATGACGCCCGGGTTGCGCGGATCGTCTTCGGGGATGTTCGCTTCGACCTTGCCCACGATGTCGGCGCCGACGTCGGCGGCCTTCGTGTAGATGCCGCCGCCGATGCGCGCGAAGAGCGCGATCGAGCTCGCGCCGGCCGCGAACGAGTGCACGATGGTCGCGAGGTGCTCGTCGCTGCGGAAGATGGCGTAGATGCCGCCCAGGCCGAGCAGGCCCAGACCGGCCACGCACAGGCCCATCACGGCGCCGCCATCGAGCGCGGTGACCAGCGCGGTGGGCTTACCGTGGACGCGCGCGGCTTCGGCGGTGCGCACGTTGGCGTAGGTCGCGGCCTTCATACCGAAGAAGCCCGCGATCAAGGACAGGAACGCCCCCGCCACGAACGCGCCACCGGCCAGCAAGCCGAGTGTTGCCGCGAGCAGCACGAACACCGCGGTCGCGTACACCGCGAGCACTTTGTACTCGCGCGCAAGGAAGGCCATGGCCCCCTCGCGGACGTAACGCGCGATGCGCGCCATCGTCTCGTTGCCCTCCGGCGCCTTCTTGACGCGTACGTAAAAAGCTCGAGCAACGATGAGCGCGACGGCGCCCGTTCCGATCGACTGATACGACAATGCATCCAACACGGGTGAACATCCTCTCGATGTTGTTCGCCCCCCGGCAAAGCAGCGCGTCTGTCGCAGAGATCCGGCCGGAAATCAAGATCAACGGTGACTTGACAAGAAGCCTCGGATCTTTCTCGCTGGGATTTCGGCGGCGGCTTGACTTCTTCGCATGCGTATCTTTTTTGTGTCGTAGCGAGCTCGAGCGGGCTTCGGGGTACAGACCGTTCGAAAGGGTGGGCTCGCTGTGTTTTCTCAAAAAAAGATCGCGGAGCTGTCGATCCGAGACGCGGTCGTTCGACGCCTGAATGAGGCCCACCCGAACCCAAACCTGATGCGGGAGCCTCCTCTCAAGACCCTCCACGACTCTCTCTAAAGAGGAGCAATCACATGGCGATCAAGAACCTGAACCCGTACGTCTTCTTCAGCGGCAACGCGGCCGAGGCCCTCAAGTTTTACGAGAAGACCCTTGGCGCAAAGGTCGATGGCCTCATGCAATTCGGCGACGTGAAGGATGCGCCAGGCGGGCCCGAGGACAAGCACCGGGTGATGCATGCGCTGGTCAAGCTGGGCGATGCGGCGATCATGGTGAGCGACGTGATGCCGGGGCAGAACGCGTCCACCGTCTCCAACGTGGAGATCTGTCTCGACTTCGATACGGTCGAAGACCTGCTCCAAAAGTTCGATGCGCTCTCGGCGGGCGGCAAGGTGATCATGGCGCCGCACGACACGTTCTGGGGCGCGAAGTTCGGAACCCTCAAGGACAAGTTCAACATTCACTGGATGTTCAATTGCCAGGTCACCGACCCCAACCTCCGGAAGTGAGGGCCGGCGAGCTGGCTCGCTGCGAAGCTTCGGGGGGGTTCTTGCTTTTACCTTAAGTCGACCAACATCTTACCGAGGTTGTCCCCGGAGAAGAGGCCCAGAAACGCCTTGGGCGCGAGCTCGAGTCCCTTGACGACCGTCTCGGGGGACTGGATTTTCCCGTCCGCGATCCACTGGGCCATCTCGCGCGTGAACTCGGGCATGCGTTTCAGGTAATCGGTGACGAGGAACCCCTGCAGGGTGAGGCGCTTGAGGACGGCTTGGAACATGTTCCGCGGTCCGGGCGGGGGAGCCTCGTCGTTGTATTGCTCGATCATCCCGCATAGCGCGAAGCGCGCGAAGTCGTTGGCGACGCCCAGGGCCGCATCGAGCTGGGCGCCGCCGACATTGTCGAAGTAGACGTCGATCCCGTTCGGGGACACCTTGGCCAGCGCCTCCTCGAAGTTGCCCGCGGTGCGGTAGTTGATGGTGCCGTCCACCCCGGCCTTGTCGCGCAGCCACGCGATCTTCTCGTCCGAGCCGGCCGAGGCGATGACCTTGCATCCCTTGATGCGCGCGATCTGGCAAGCGATCACGCCGACGGCGCCGGCCGCGCCCGAAACGAACACGGTGTTGCCGGCTTGGGCCTTCGCGAGCTCCAGCCCGATGTAGGCCGTAAAGCCCGGCACGCCCAGGGGGCCAAGGAAGGCTTGCAAGGGCGCCACCTTCTCGTCGATCCTCGTCGCGCCCTTCGCGTCGACCAAGGCATAGTCGCGCCAGCCGGTGAAGTGGCTGACCCGATCGCCGGGCGCGAAGCCGGGGACGGTCGACGCCTCGACGATGCCCACGGCGTTGCCGTCCAACGGTTGCCCGATCTGAAAGGGCGGGATGTAGCTCTTTCGGTCCCGCATGCGGCCGCGCATGTACGGGTCGACCGACATCCATAGGTTGCGAACCAGCAGCTGACCCTCACGAGGCTCTTCGAGGCGGCGCTCCACGAGCTCGAAGTTGTCTTGCGTGGGAAGCCCCTCGGGGCGGCTCTTCAAGTGAATCTCGCGTGCGGTGACTGTCATGGGCACTCCAACGTGCAAAGGTGAACCTGTTACGAATTGTAGGTTACCGACCGTAGGCTCAGATCCTCGGCCGTCAACCCGGAGCTCCGCCGCATGCTGCGGCGACTCGTGACATGCTCTCTTCTACTTATAGGCGCTCGTCTGCTCGCATCTGCCTGGTGCTCCATGAGGAGGACGCCGTCAAGCTGGTGAGTGGACACCGTTGACACGGCGGGTGGCGGTCCCACCATGAGGTGGGAAGGGGGGCCGAAATGAATCAGGCGGGTGCGCGGGATCGTGATGGGGACGGACCGGTGGCGATGGCGTATTGGGCGGGATGGGCGAACGATCCGATCCCGGATCTCTACTTTCGTCTAGGCCTGGCGTTTGCGCTGCTGGAGGGCAATGGCACCTCCGAACCGTATTGGACGAACTACGAGAAGAGCGGCAACTTCGAGAATTGGGGGCCGGAGGGAACCACGTACTACACGTGGAACCACTGGCTGAGAACGCACGGAAATGGTGAGCAAGGAGCCATCACCCAGGTCTGCTACGGCGGCGCGACCGACGAAAATTCGCGTCGCGTGATCACCGATGGGACCGCGCTGGACAATCTGGCGGGCGAGATCAAAGCCAACATCGAAAAGTACTTCTTCGGCGGGCTCGACCTCGACATCGAGGGTTGGTGGCTTTACGACCGCGCCTCGAACGAACGATTCGCAAAAAATTTGGTGCAGGTGGTCGACGTCGTCGCCAACGGTATCCCATCGTGGAAGCCCATCACCGTTGCCGTGGGTGCATCGGCTGCAGGACCAATTCCGAGCGTCGGGCCCGACAACTACACCGGTACGATGGCGCCGTTTCTCACCGATCCGGTGATGGCGAAGGTCAGCCGTATCAACATCATGTCGTACAATCTCGACATCGAAAACCTCTACGGCAATCTCGACGACATCGGGGCCATCCTGCGCACGTTCACGGATCTCGGGGTGGACGCTCGCAAGCTCTCCATCGGCATTCAGCCGATTCAGCAGAGTGGGCAGCCCTCCGCGTCGCTCGACACGGTGGAGCAACTCGGCGCGTACCTGCGTGAGAACGGTTACGGGGGTGCTTTTCTCTGGGGGATCGGCGCGCCGGAAAATCCGTCGTACCCAACGTCGGCCGAGTACATGACCCGTATGATGAAGGGGCTTGGGTTGATCTGACTGTCGGCGGATCGGACGGGCCGACCCCCGGAAGCGGCGGGGTATGCCGGGCATCGATCTGGAAGCGGCGGGTGTGCCGAGGATCGATGGGGCGTTGGGAGACATGCACCGGTACGATCTGGAAGCGGCGGGTATGCCCGGTATTGCTCGCGTACCGGTGGGCGCCGGCTCGGGGCAGACGCCGGTTGCTCGGCGGCCCGGACGGAGGGGGCCCGAAGGTTCTGCGCGTGGGGGCGTAGGGGCCAGGGGTGCAGCGGATGGACCCCCATGGACGAGTGCACCATGCCGGTGCACTCGTCCGGCTCCGGGAGAAGGATTCGAACCTTCATTCCACGGCGAAAACGCCGTGCGTCCTACCGTGGACGAACCCGGATCGATGGGATGCGTTGCGTGCGATGCCGGAGAGACGACGTTGGTTGCGGTGGTCGCGCGCGGGTATCTCGAAACCAAGGACGCGCCGGGCCTGAATCGAGCCGTAACGCGACGTGTTGGTGGTGCGCGTGCGAAAACAACAACGATTGAAAAGTTGCGAACAAGCGCATTTGATTGTGGTGTTTGTTTTCGCTCCTTTCGGTCGGAGGCGCCGTACCGCTCCCGCTGTTCGGCAGGGTGGGGGGCGCCATTGCAGGGCGTAAGCTCGGGGTCTTGGGTCGGCGTTTCAGGCTCGGCGTTTTGTGCTTGGTGCTTTCAGGCTCGGCGTTTCGTCGGAAGACGTCCTCCCGCATCCATTCGGGCTTTGGCGTTTCAGGCTCGGCATCCCGGCCTCGGGACGTGCTGCTCGGGATGCCGATGGTGCGCTCGGTACGCTTGGAGGCCTCGAGTGGCTCCAAGATGCGATGGAGGCCACAGGGCTACAAACGCTGAAGGCCGCCTGGGTTTCCCTAGGCGGCCTTCCGAGAGCGGTGATCGTGCTCGGGTAATCCGCCTAGGACGCTCCCTTCGGCTTGGAGCTCCAAATGGTCGTACGCTTCTTGCTGTTTACGATCGTCGGAAGCACCTTGTTCCCTACACGCGAAACAAGAAGCACGCGTGAACGCCTAAGCAACGAACATGAGGAAACGCACCCATGCCCAACCATCGGTCGCGCCTGATACGACGAACGCGACGAACGCGATGAAGTGGCAATTGGGGAGGTACGTTTACGTTGGGGCGTCATCGTAAAAGGTCCGAAACGGTGTGCTTGCTTCCCAAGACGAACAACTCGACCTCGAGCGGCACGTCCAACATGCACACTGATACAGTCTCGATGCCCGGTCAAGAAAAAAGTCGCTCTCTCAATCCATCAATCGACCCGGTGCCGAGCGCCCTTCAAACCCGCATCTCGCGCGACACGATCCTCGTGACAGGAGCCGCACACCAGGAGCCGCACACCCCGAGCCGCGCGACCCGATGCTACGCCATGGCCCGCACGACCGATCCCGCGCACCACCTTTGGAAAGGAAACGCCCGGACAGCGCATGTGATTTCAACATCTCCGCGCCACAGCTGAAATCAACCGGAACCCCCACCAACCGAGGTGGACCCGCGGGTGTCCCTGGACGATTGCAGTGATACCGTCGTCCTCATGAGGATCAAGCTGCTCCACTACGGCGAAGAATGGCTGCAAGGCGACTTCGAGGAGCCGCCGAGCGATCGCAAACGGGTTCGGAGGTTCCTTTCGGCTTGGCACCATGCCGTCGATGCGCGCCGCGGGCTCCAGCTCGTGGTCCTCGAGGGCGAAGGAGCGGGCATTTGGGACTTGAATGGCAAGTTGCTCCATTACGCAAAGGCGATCGCCGACGCTGCCTTCGTCGACGACGGTCTCCTTTGCCTCGAGAACCGCGTTACGAAGGCCGCGGCCGGGGAGGGCATCCGTCATGCGATCACCGCGCGCTCCCTCGATACGTTCGAGGTTCGGCGCACCGGTGAGGTGCGCGTGCCGCATGGCTGCGTGGAGCGGCTGGTGAACGATGGGCCGAGCGGCCTCGCCCTCGCGACATGGCTCGATCGCGAGCTGGACCAGGAGAAGTGGGGCTACGTTGGATTGGACGCGCGCACCTTGCAACAACTCCCTTGGTCGCTCGCGTGGTCGACGGCGACGCCGAGCCCGCCCGCGTTCGTTCCAGGTGGTACGCAGGTCGTCGCGTGCCATACGCAGAGCACCTACTGGTGGACGGACGATCCCGACGCGGCGTCGCCCGGAGGGCTCCGCAAGGTGGGCGATATCACCGTGCACGATCTGGCTACGAACGCCCTTGCGACCTACGAGGCGCTCATCGACCTTCCGCAGGGCTGGCGACCGAATCGCCCGGACGAGCCGGAGGCATGGATGAGCATCTGGGGACCGGAGTTCGTGGATTCGCAGCGATTTCGCATTTGGTGGCCCGACGAATCGAGCGATGTGCTCTCGTTGCCACTTCCGCCCACCATCGTTCTATCGCGCCCTCTTGGCACGACGCGTAACACGTTGCCGGATCCCTAGGCGTCCGCCGTGCGCCGCGGTACCTTCGATGGACCATGGCGCTTGCTTCGAAGCTGGGCTCGGTGATGGTGGTGGCCGTGTTGTCGTTTGCGATGCCCGCATGCAACAAGGCCACGAGCGATCCGCCGCGCGCTACGAGCGAACCTCTCGACAAGCCGGCGGGCAAAGGAGACAAGTGTACCCGCTCCCGTGTCGCGCTCGAGCCATCGGCGAATGTCGCCCTCACCGGCAGCAAGACCTTCGACAAGATCAAGGCGGCGGGCAAAGCGGTGGTGGGGGTCAAAGTCGACGAGCCGAACCTCGGCTACAAAGACGCCGACGGAAAGCGCTGCGGTTTCGACATCGAGATTGCGCAGCTCATCGCCGCGCGCCTCGGTGTCGATCCGTCGAAGATTGAATACAGGGAAATACCAACCACGAACCGCGAGACGGCCATCAAAGGTCACGAAATCGATTACTACGTGGGTACGTATTCCATTACGGATAAGCGCAAGAACGAGGTCGGCTTTGCCGGGCCCTATTTCATCGCAGGACAGGATCTCCTGGTTCGTAAGGACGAGACGGGCATCACCGGCAAGGATTCGCTCAAAGGAAGGAGGGTCTGCGCCTCCACCGGATCGACACCGCTGCAGCGCGTCCGCGATCAAAAACTCACCGAGGAGGCGAACATCAGCGAGTTCAAAGCCCCCGCCGAGTGCGTGTCCCAGCTGCTCGACAACAAAACGGACGCGGTCACCACCGACGACGCCATCCTCAAGGGCTTTGCCGCACAAATGCCCTCCCGGATGAAGGTGGTGGGCAATCCCTTCAGCCGTGAGAAGTACGGTGTCGGCGTGGATCGCGAAGACGTGACCTTTCGCAATGCCGTCAACGACATCCTCGAGGCGGCCGTCAAAGACGGCACGTGGCAAACGATCTACGACGCGACGCTCGGCCGCTCCGGCTCCACCGCCACCCCGCCCATCATGGACCGATATTAGGCTGCACCGTTCCTCCCTGCACCAATCCCGTATTCCCCCTCATTAAGCCGCGCGCAGCCGTTTGCCTCGCTCGCGGCGGCAGTCGGGGCAGTTGTTGCCGGCCATGGCGCGCGCCCGGACGGGCGTGGACCATACATGATTGAAGGCGCAGCGCCACCAGACGCGCCGGCCCGAGCCAATCGAGACGTCGCTCGGGGTGAGCTTTCCATTGCGCTCGGGATGCCACTGACGCGCGAGGGTGGGGACGCGGTGCGCGAGCGATTTCTCGAAGGGCGGAGGTTTGATGGTGGTGCGCTGCCGCTGCCTCCAGCAATGGGGACAACCCGAGGGCAGGTTCTCGCGACTGCGGTTCGAGATGGCAATTTGCCACTCGTGCTTTGGATCGCGGCTGCAGCGCCACCATACGCGCTCGCGCGATCCCCAGGAGACGTCGCGCGGGGTCATGGGGGCGTTCTTCTCCGTGTGCCACTCGCGCACGAGATGCGGGGCCACGTGCGCGAGCGACTCCTTGGCGCGCGGTCGGCTTTGGATGGCCACGCGCCGGCGGGTGGAGCAAGGAGGACAGCCGCTGTTTCGTCCGGTGCGGTTGCCCACCGTGGCCTTCCACGATCCCTGGCACCCCGAGCACTTCCACCACACCGAGCGCGATGCGGCCGAGGTGATGTCATGGGGCGTGAGCGCACCATTTTTGGTGGGGTGCCACTCCCGCGCGACGTTGGGGGCCAAGGTGGCGAGCGAATTGGTCACGCTCACCTTCTTGTGCTGGCAAAAGGGGCATTGGTTGCCGAGCCGGGTGCGATTGCCCACGCTGGCTTGCCATTCGTGATCGGGGCCTTTGGCACATTTCCACCAAAAACGGCGTTTCGATCCAAATGCCACATCCAATGGAACGACGTGACCGTTCTTTGGACCATCCCACTCGGCCACGAGCTTGGGATATCCCGACAACCACCGCTTCGATGTGCGTATGACTAGGATACGCTCTTTCGATTCGGCGATCTGACGGGGCGAAAGGCGCATGCGTACCGCTCGCCATTCATAGAGATGACGGCGGTACGTGATGCGCGCCAATT contains these protein-coding regions:
- a CDS encoding sodium-translocating pyrophosphatase, which encodes MLDALSYQSIGTGAVALIVARAFYVRVKKAPEGNETMARIARYVREGAMAFLAREYKVLAVYATAVFVLLAATLGLLAGGAFVAGAFLSLIAGFFGMKAATYANVRTAEAARVHGKPTALVTALDGGAVMGLCVAGLGLLGLGGIYAIFRSDEHLATIVHSFAAGASSIALFARIGGGIYTKAADVGADIVGKVEANIPEDDPRNPGVIADNVGDNVGDIAGMGADIYESYVAAVVAAIALGLTMPVATLQKLAPQITDEKTLRSMAVSLPILLATIGLGMSVVGIFITRMMKNLPPARVLRLALILPPFLVVAVAAVFLPTAGFSTGAIITLAAGAAGGAIVGLVTDYYTSMGPIHKVAESSLTGPGTNVIRGLAVGLESVAIPLATLCAVGWVSNDQLGLYGIALAAVGMLAGTAIVMTVDAYGPIADNGGGISEMAGLGKDVRAITDELDAVGNTTAAVGKGFAIGSAVLTVVALFAAFNMEVNAVRQAKGGADLVLYLTDAKVLMGMLFGAMLPCLVGALTMTAVGRAAGAIVEEIRRQFREIPGLLEGKAGVDPQPKVIVDIATSAAIREMILPGAIAVLAPVIVGFLAGPEVLAGMLAGALVVGAVLSLLMANGGGAWDNAKKHIEKGGLDGHAKGSDAHKAAVVGDTVGDPFKDTSGPGISILIKVMGVVSLLIAPLIA
- a CDS encoding zinc-ribbon domain-containing protein, with amino-acid sequence MSGYPKLVAEWDGPKNGHVVPLDVAFGSKRRFWWKCAKGPDHEWQASVGNRTRLGNQCPFCQHKKVSVTNSLATLAPNVAREWHPTKNGALTPHDITSAASRSVWWKCSGCQGSWKATVGNRTGRNSGCPPCSTRRRVAIQSRPRAKESLAHVAPHLVREWHTEKNAPMTPRDVSWGSRERVWWRCSRDPKHEWQIAISNRSRENLPSGCPHCWRQRQRTTIKPPPFEKSLAHRVPTLARQWHPERNGKLTPSDVSIGSGRRVWWRCAFNHVWSTPVRARAMAGNNCPDCRRERGKRLRAA
- a CDS encoding glyoxalase/bleomycin resistance/extradiol dioxygenase family protein, coding for MAIKNLNPYVFFSGNAAEALKFYEKTLGAKVDGLMQFGDVKDAPGGPEDKHRVMHALVKLGDAAIMVSDVMPGQNASTVSNVEICLDFDTVEDLLQKFDALSAGGKVIMAPHDTFWGAKFGTLKDKFNIHWMFNCQVTDPNLRK
- a CDS encoding NADP-dependent oxidoreductase; this translates as MTVTAREIHLKSRPEGLPTQDNFELVERRLEEPREGQLLVRNLWMSVDPYMRGRMRDRKSYIPPFQIGQPLDGNAVGIVEASTVPGFAPGDRVSHFTGWRDYALVDAKGATRIDEKVAPLQAFLGPLGVPGFTAYIGLELAKAQAGNTVFVSGAAGAVGVIACQIARIKGCKVIASAGSDEKIAWLRDKAGVDGTINYRTAGNFEEALAKVSPNGIDVYFDNVGGAQLDAALGVANDFARFALCGMIEQYNDEAPPPGPRNMFQAVLKRLTLQGFLVTDYLKRMPEFTREMAQWIADGKIQSPETVVKGLELAPKAFLGLFSGDNLGKMLVDLR
- a CDS encoding glutamate ABC transporter substrate-binding protein; the encoded protein is MALASKLGSVMVVAVLSFAMPACNKATSDPPRATSEPLDKPAGKGDKCTRSRVALEPSANVALTGSKTFDKIKAAGKAVVGVKVDEPNLGYKDADGKRCGFDIEIAQLIAARLGVDPSKIEYREIPTTNRETAIKGHEIDYYVGTYSITDKRKNEVGFAGPYFIAGQDLLVRKDETGITGKDSLKGRRVCASTGSTPLQRVRDQKLTEEANISEFKAPAECVSQLLDNKTDAVTTDDAILKGFAAQMPSRMKVVGNPFSREKYGVGVDREDVTFRNAVNDILEAAVKDGTWQTIYDATLGRSGSTATPPIMDRY